One Triticum dicoccoides isolate Atlit2015 ecotype Zavitan chromosome 5B, WEW_v2.0, whole genome shotgun sequence genomic window carries:
- the LOC119312176 gene encoding probable histone H2A.5: MDASAAAAVSKAKKYVVGRKLGGGPRKKAVARSVKAGLQFPVGRIGRFLKKGRYAQRVGMGAPVYLASVLEYLAAELLELAGNAAKDNKKSRIIPRHLLLAIRNDQELGKLLAGVTIAHGGVLPNINPVLLPKKTAEKEPKSPKKAPKSPKKA, encoded by the coding sequence ATGGACgcctcagccgccgccgccgtctccaagGCGAAGAAGTACGTGGTGGGGCGCAAGCTCGGCGGCGGCCCCAGGAAGAAGGCGGTGGCGCGGTCCGTCAAGGCCGGGCTGCAGTTCCCCGTCGGCCGCATCGGCCGCTTCCTCAAGAAGGGCCGCTACGCGCAGCGCGTCGGCATGGGCGCCCCCGTCTACCTCGCCTCCGTCCTCGAGTACCTCGCCGCCGAGCTCCTTGAGCTGGCCGGGAACGCCGCCAAGGACAACAAAAAGTCCCGCATCATCCCGCGCCACCTGCTGCTCGCCATCCGGAACGACCAGGAGCTCGGCAAGCTGCTCGCCGGCGTCACCATCGCGCACGGCGGCGTGCTGCCCAACATCAACCCCGTGCTGCTCCCCAAGAAGACCGCCGAGAAGGAGCCCAAGTCGCCCAAGAAGGCCCCCAAGTCCCCCAAGAAGGCTTAG